A window of Methylomonas sp. 11b genomic DNA:
CGAAAAGCGGTAACCAAATCCGCGTACGGTCTGAATCAGTTCCTCGCGGCCATATTCGGCCAGAATTTTGCGCAAGCGGCGAATATGCACATCCACAGTTCGTTCCTCAATGTACACGCTACGCCCCCAGACCTGATCCAGCAAGTGGGTGCGACTGTAGACCTTGTCGGGATTGGTCATAAAAAATTGCATCAATCTAAACTCGGTAGGACTGACTTCCAGACTGCGGCCGGCGATGGTCAGCTTATGCTGCTCGGCATCCAGGGTCAGGTCGCCAACGCTGAGCTGACCGGATTCCGACAACTTACCGCTCCGGCGCATCACGGCCTTGATCCGGGCGATGAGTTCTTTCGGCGAAAAAGGCTTGGTCACATAATCGTCCGCGCCAATTTCCAAACCGCGAATCTTGTCCTCTTCTTCGCCGCGCGCGGTGAGCAAAATGATAGGCAATTCTTTGTAACCCGGTTCGTTTTTCAGGCGTCTGGCCAATTCCACGCCGCTGATTCCCGGCAGCATCCAGTCCAAGATAATTAAATCCACCATGTTATCGGCCAGACTCTCCCTTGCCTGCTCGGCACTGCCAACAGCGATCACAGATAAATTGGCCTGCTCCAGCACCATGACCAGCATCTCCCGGATAGCGTCTTCGTCTTCCACGACCAGGATTTTCAAGTTCGACATAAGCATGTTTAGTCTAAAGGTCCAATGATCCTGCTAAGTTATCAGCGTCATATTACCATTTTGTGACAAAAAACCGGTCAACCCGGCGGCTATCGACCTTTACCGCCGTCCGGTATCGGCTGCGCCGCCGTTCCGCTATCGCCGACCGGCGCAGCAAAAGCATCGGAAATCAAGGTGCCGACATTGGCACCGGTCAGCGCTTTTAAAAACTCTACCAGGTCGGCGCTTTCCTGCTCGGACAAGCCCAGCGGTTTGAGCAAGGGCGATAAATTTTCGTTGGCCACGCCGCCTTGATTGTAAAACTTCACCACCTCAGCCAAAGTCGGCAAGGAACCGTTATGCATGTAGGGCGCACTGAGCGCGACATTACGCAGCGACGGGGTTTTGTAAGCCCAGCGGTCGGCGGGATTTTGACTGATCTCGTAATAGCCCAGATCGCCCGGTTTCTCCGTATTCAAACCTTTCAAGTTGTCGCTGTTTACATCCACAAACACGCCAGGCGCGACTTGCACTCTTTGCTTTTCCGAAACTTTTTGCATGGACTCGGTATAGCCGATACCAGTGTTATGGCGTTTTTGATCGGTAAATAAGGCGGATTTTTCACCGATGCTATGGCAAGCACTGCAACCGGCTTTGCCGGTGAATAAGGCAAATCCGCGCTGCCCCGCCTCGCTGAGCGCCGCTTTTTGTTTGCCGAAATACCAACGGTCGAACGGCGAATCGGCCGCATTCAAAGTGCGCTGATAGCTGGCCAGGGCCTGACCGATGGTTTCCATAGTCGGCCCTTTGTTGAAGGCTTTTTCGAACAGCCCGCGATAGTCGGCACTCGCTTTTAGCTTATCCACCAGATAACCAATCGACGGGTTCGCCATTTCATTATGCGCCAGCAGCGGCCCCCAGGCTTGTTGTTCCAGGCTATTCTCACGGCCATCGTGAAATAGTAATTGCGCATAACCGACGTTATACAAGGTCGGACTGTTACGCCGAACGCTACGCCCCTCAATCCCCACCGCAGTGGTCATTTCGTTGTTGCTAAACCCCTGCTCCGGGATATGGCAGATCGCGCAGGAAAACGTGTTGTTCAGCGACAGGCGCCGGTCGAAAAACAGCTTGCGGCCCAGCGAGATCTTGGCAGGCGTGAGCGGATTGTCTTTGGGCACGGGCAATTTCGGTAAACCCAGCGGCGGCTGTTCCGCAAACGCCAGCAAGTTAGCCGGCTGCCCCAGACGCTGGGCCAGCGCTAAGGAGCGAGTTTGGTAATCGGCTTGTTGGTAGTTTTGCTTATTGTCGCCGGGCTGAAACAACATTTCAGCCTGTGCCGGTAGCGGCGCGGCTTGCGGTTTGGCATCGGCCAGCAAGGTTTTGACATCGTTGATCAGGGTGTCGGCATGCAGAAAATCCACGCTATAAATATTGCGAACGTTCTTGTCTTTATCGATCAAATACACCCGCAGCAAATGCGAAAACGTGCCGGTGAATTTGCCTTTGTCGTCGTAGACTTTTTGCACGTTTTGCTGATAACCATCCAGAATCGGCTGCAAAGCGGCCTCGTCGCGCGTAGTCAGAAACTGCCAATCAAAATCTCCGGTTTTAAAGCCCTCGCCGTAATGGCGCATAATTTCCGGCGTGTCTTGCGTGGGGTTGAAGCTGAGCGTTAGTAATCTGAGTTTGTCGGCCAATTCCGGCTGTTTTTGCAATTGCCGGCTGATTTTGTGCAACACCTGCGTGGCCAGCGGACAGCCGTTGACATCGCTGCAGGCGGCGTAGATGAAGCTGAGTATGACGATTTTGTCGCCCATCAAGTCGTGGAGTTTTTTGGGCTGGTTGTTGGTGGTTAATACTTTGCCGTTGGCGGCTGGATTGATGACTGGCAGGGTGTAGGTGCCGGGTTTTGCCGGTTCGAAAGGTAGGGCGGTGTAGCCGGGGGCTAAGGGCTTTTGATTTTGCTCTTCGGCAAGAACGGCTGTGTTTGTCAGTAAACAGAGAATACCGAATCCTATCGTTCCCATGCTCCAGCGCGGGAATGCTGCGGCGGACGCTCCGGCGTCGGCTTTCAGATAAAGTAGACTGGGGCGATAGAGAATTTTCATGGATGCTGTTTACTTTTGGGATTTGGTGTCGCTGTCGCGACAGCTTGTGTTAATGTCGGTTCGCGGACCGACAACCGCGATACTTTCTTTTGCTTGGCCAAAAGAAAGTATCCAAAGAAAAAGCCACCCGGATGCCGCTTGTTCCCTGCGCTCCGAAGCTTTTGAACGGGGTTGCCGAAAGGGGCT
This region includes:
- a CDS encoding cytochrome c peroxidase yields the protein MKILYRPSLLYLKADAGASAAAFPRWSMGTIGFGILCLLTNTAVLAEEQNQKPLAPGYTALPFEPAKPGTYTLPVINPAANGKVLTTNNQPKKLHDLMGDKIVILSFIYAACSDVNGCPLATQVLHKISRQLQKQPELADKLRLLTLSFNPTQDTPEIMRHYGEGFKTGDFDWQFLTTRDEAALQPILDGYQQNVQKVYDDKGKFTGTFSHLLRVYLIDKDKNVRNIYSVDFLHADTLINDVKTLLADAKPQAAPLPAQAEMLFQPGDNKQNYQQADYQTRSLALAQRLGQPANLLAFAEQPPLGLPKLPVPKDNPLTPAKISLGRKLFFDRRLSLNNTFSCAICHIPEQGFSNNEMTTAVGIEGRSVRRNSPTLYNVGYAQLLFHDGRENSLEQQAWGPLLAHNEMANPSIGYLVDKLKASADYRGLFEKAFNKGPTMETIGQALASYQRTLNAADSPFDRWYFGKQKAALSEAGQRGFALFTGKAGCSACHSIGEKSALFTDQKRHNTGIGYTESMQKVSEKQRVQVAPGVFVDVNSDNLKGLNTEKPGDLGYYEISQNPADRWAYKTPSLRNVALSAPYMHNGSLPTLAEVVKFYNQGGVANENLSPLLKPLGLSEQESADLVEFLKALTGANVGTLISDAFAAPVGDSGTAAQPIPDGGKGR
- the phoB gene encoding phosphate regulon transcriptional regulator PhoB, whose product is MSNLKILVVEDEDAIREMLVMVLEQANLSVIAVGSAEQARESLADNMVDLIILDWMLPGISGVELARRLKNEPGYKELPIILLTARGEEEDKIRGLEIGADDYVTKPFSPKELIARIKAVMRRSGKLSESGQLSVGDLTLDAEQHKLTIAGRSLEVSPTEFRLMQFFMTNPDKVYSRTHLLDQVWGRSVYIEERTVDVHIRRLRKILAEYGREELIQTVRGFGYRFSMAN